One genomic window of Bartonella sp. JB63 includes the following:
- the motA gene encoding flagellar motor stator protein MotA, translated as MGVIIGLVIIFGCILGGYVAMGGHLGVLIQPWEFVIILGSAIGTFIVSNPFPAIKDTLKATIEAMKDAVPKQKDFLALLGLLYVLMREMRSKSRSEMEGHIDNPKESTLFQQYPLILKDESLTNFICDYCRLIVMGNTHHFEIEALMDEEIHTISHDSQKPYQAMQNMADALPALGIVAAVLGVVKAMGAISEPPEVLGHLIGAALVGTFAGIFFAYGIFGPIASKIKTVRNKKVRIYIVVKQTLLAYMNGAMPQIALEYGRKTISAKDRPTIDVVEQHAITGQGTEKEVA; from the coding sequence TTGGGTGTTATTATAGGATTAGTGATTATTTTTGGATGCATACTAGGCGGTTATGTTGCTATGGGAGGTCATCTTGGTGTTTTGATACAACCATGGGAATTCGTTATCATTTTAGGTTCAGCTATTGGAACATTTATTGTTTCCAATCCTTTTCCCGCCATTAAAGATACACTAAAAGCAACAATAGAAGCAATGAAAGATGCTGTTCCAAAGCAAAAGGATTTTTTAGCGCTGTTAGGTTTACTCTATGTTCTTATGCGTGAAATGCGTTCAAAATCACGCTCTGAAATGGAAGGTCATATCGACAATCCGAAAGAATCGACATTGTTTCAGCAATATCCTCTAATCTTAAAAGATGAATCTTTAACTAATTTTATTTGCGACTATTGCCGTCTTATCGTCATGGGAAATACACACCATTTTGAAATTGAAGCTTTAATGGATGAAGAAATTCATACAATTTCACATGACTCTCAAAAACCCTATCAAGCAATGCAAAATATGGCTGATGCCCTTCCAGCTCTTGGAATTGTAGCAGCTGTTTTGGGTGTGGTTAAAGCCATGGGTGCCATTAGTGAACCTCCAGAAGTGTTGGGACATTTGATTGGAGCCGCCCTCGTAGGAACTTTCGCTGGTATTTTTTTTGCCTATGGGATCTTTGGTCCTATAGCCTCCAAAATCAAAACAGTACGCAACAAAAAAGTACGTATTTACATTGTTGTTAAACAAACATTGTTGGCTTATATGAACGGTGCAATGCCACAAATAGCACTTGAATACGGGCGAAAAACTATCTCAGCAAAAGATCGTCCAACAATTGATGTTGTAGAACAACATGCAATCACTGGTCAAGGTACTGAAAAAGAGGTTGCCTAA
- a CDS encoding DUF1217 domain-containing protein: MISTYTNYRSTIDNMKQTFDRLFQKPQVKRETDYYVKHIIGVKSVDDFLANDKIYNYAMKAYGLEDMIFAKGMIRKVLSDSQYASQLVDKRYRQFAEAFNFSKYGEEATQRESAKTVTVNKYMQQTLEVEAGEVNEGTRLALYFTRTVGGMVKDSILTEKNWAYQILSDKALSAVVFKAFNISENVLTSPIESQKSLLESRMSLKDLQDPKKLEHLIAKFSTMYDVKNQTVVNPTLMILQGSKVGGGLAFSNETIMALQSLKRVGL, translated from the coding sequence ATGATTAGCACATATACGAATTACAGAAGTACAATTGATAATATGAAACAAACATTTGATCGGCTTTTTCAAAAGCCTCAGGTTAAACGTGAGACAGATTATTATGTTAAGCATATTATCGGTGTGAAGTCAGTTGATGATTTTTTGGCAAATGATAAAATTTATAATTATGCTATGAAAGCTTATGGTCTGGAAGATATGATTTTTGCTAAAGGCATGATTCGTAAGGTACTTTCAGATTCTCAGTATGCTTCTCAATTAGTAGATAAGCGTTATCGGCAATTTGCGGAGGCATTTAATTTCAGCAAATATGGTGAAGAAGCTACACAAAGAGAGAGTGCAAAAACAGTTACCGTGAATAAATACATGCAACAAACATTGGAAGTTGAAGCAGGTGAAGTCAATGAGGGGACGCGTCTTGCTTTGTATTTCACTCGTACTGTTGGAGGAATGGTGAAGGACAGTATTCTTACAGAAAAAAATTGGGCTTATCAGATTCTTAGCGATAAAGCTTTGTCCGCTGTTGTTTTTAAGGCCTTCAACATTTCTGAGAATGTGCTTACATCGCCAATTGAATCGCAAAAATCTTTGTTAGAATCGCGCATGTCACTTAAGGATTTACAAGATCCAAAGAAATTAGAACATCTTATTGCGAAGTTTTCTACTATGTATGATGTTAAAAACCAAACAGTTGTTAATCCTACTTTAATGATTTTGCAAGGGTCGAAAGTAGGCGGAGGATTGGCTTTTTCAAATGAAACAATAATGGCTTTACAATCTCTTAAACGGGTTGGTTTGTAA
- the flgF gene encoding flagellar basal-body rod protein FlgF, producing MQNPIYVGVSGQISLERRMETIAQNMANVNTPGFRAGGMKFDTLISPVAHEQGDRVFFTSAGKGYISTNRGSLVQTGNALDIAITGESYFSMQASFGQVYTRDGRMIMTAEGGLVSVTGLPFLDEGGAPIQLNPAGGTPRIVADGSIYQNNAFVGKIGLFQFQSGTQLRYGPNSSVIPDRAVFQSEGGSGDGVVQGYIESSNVNGVVEMTRLIEVSRAFERVESMLRQQEEMRSKSIQVLSGKNI from the coding sequence ATGCAAAATCCGATTTATGTAGGTGTTTCAGGCCAAATTAGTTTGGAACGACGGATGGAGACTATTGCGCAAAATATGGCAAATGTGAATACACCAGGTTTTCGTGCTGGTGGTATGAAGTTTGATACATTAATCTCTCCCGTTGCACATGAGCAAGGTGATCGTGTTTTTTTCACAAGTGCTGGTAAGGGGTATATTTCGACCAATCGAGGTTCTTTGGTACAAACAGGTAATGCTCTTGATATTGCCATAACAGGTGAGTCCTATTTTTCTATGCAAGCATCTTTTGGACAAGTTTATACCCGGGATGGTCGAATGATCATGACTGCGGAAGGGGGATTGGTTTCGGTAACAGGATTGCCTTTTTTAGATGAGGGAGGGGCTCCAATTCAACTTAATCCAGCAGGGGGAACACCGCGTATTGTAGCTGATGGAAGTATTTATCAAAACAATGCCTTTGTTGGGAAAATTGGTTTATTTCAGTTTCAATCAGGCACTCAATTGCGCTATGGGCCGAATTCTTCGGTGATTCCTGATAGAGCTGTCTTTCAATCAGAAGGAGGAAGTGGTGATGGTGTTGTACAGGGATATATTGAAAGTTCAAATGTGAATGGTGTGGTAGAGATGACCCGTCTTATTGAGGTGAGTCGTGCTTTTGAACGTGTTGAGTCAATGCTTCGTCAGCAAGAAGAAATGCGTTCTAAATCTATTCAAGTTCTGAGCGGAAAAAATATTTAA
- a CDS encoding FliI/YscN family ATPase: MLESQDDSMPEVVLVNVTPTIDSDIDSHFAVSKDTDTNSERLADKADVAIIKEIADSASDTEIIETSPSPTALSRLFDFAKRKDDYYSHLVSQGGVISDVSRGTLVARGLSQSVLLGDTVCVECETQLLRGEIIRVNEESVLIKPYDETVVPVLSASVFPKGPLFVAPDRSWRGRIVNAFGEAIDGKGILSSGSRNMAIETYAPPALQRARVGAGLRTGIKVIDIFTPLCFGQRVGIFSGSGVGKSTLLSMMMQADHFDTVVLALTGERGREVRDMLDDTLQDKLHKLVGVIATGDESPMMRRLAPIMATTIAEYFSSLGDNVLLVVDSVTRYALAAREIAISAHEPPVSRGFPPRVFSELPRLLERAGPGREGKGSITGVYAVLVDGDDHNDPISDAIRGILDGHIVLDRAIAAQGRFPAVDILSSISRLASHSWTPEQCTLVKNLKEMIFRYEETRDLRAMGAYRPGTDHILDQAVFLVPSVYATMKQSPDMPLITDPYEELAKLLKSQ; the protein is encoded by the coding sequence GTGTTAGAGAGCCAAGATGATTCTATGCCAGAAGTTGTTTTAGTTAATGTTACACCAACAATTGATTCAGATATAGATTCTCATTTTGCTGTTTCAAAGGATACTGATACAAATTCTGAAAGATTAGCTGATAAGGCAGATGTCGCTATTATTAAAGAGATAGCAGATTCTGCTTCAGATACCGAGATAATTGAGACAAGTCCTTCTCCTACCGCTTTAAGCCGATTATTTGATTTTGCAAAACGTAAAGACGACTATTATTCTCATCTTGTGAGTCAAGGTGGTGTTATTAGTGATGTATCAAGGGGAACATTGGTTGCACGTGGTTTATCGCAATCTGTTTTGCTGGGGGATACAGTATGTGTTGAGTGTGAAACACAGCTTCTAAGGGGTGAAATTATTCGTGTTAATGAAGAAAGCGTTTTAATTAAACCTTATGATGAAACTGTTGTTCCCGTTCTTTCTGCTTCTGTTTTTCCGAAAGGTCCTCTTTTTGTAGCTCCAGATCGCTCTTGGCGTGGACGAATCGTTAATGCTTTTGGTGAGGCGATTGATGGCAAGGGGATCTTATCTTCTGGTTCACGAAATATGGCAATTGAGACTTATGCACCTCCAGCATTACAACGTGCGCGTGTGGGTGCAGGATTACGCACGGGTATTAAGGTCATTGATATTTTTACACCCCTTTGTTTTGGACAGCGTGTTGGAATTTTTTCTGGCTCTGGAGTAGGGAAGTCGACTCTTTTATCTATGATGATGCAGGCTGATCATTTTGACACGGTGGTTTTAGCACTTACAGGGGAGCGTGGTCGTGAAGTACGTGATATGCTTGATGATACATTGCAAGATAAATTACATAAATTGGTTGGGGTGATTGCAACAGGTGATGAAAGTCCGATGATGCGTCGTTTAGCTCCAATTATGGCCACAACAATTGCTGAATATTTTTCTTCTTTAGGGGATAATGTTTTGCTTGTTGTCGATTCTGTTACGCGCTATGCGTTGGCAGCCCGTGAAATTGCTATTTCTGCTCATGAACCACCTGTTTCACGTGGATTTCCTCCAAGAGTTTTTAGTGAATTGCCCCGCTTATTGGAGCGTGCAGGTCCGGGTAGAGAAGGCAAAGGATCTATTACAGGTGTTTATGCAGTGCTAGTTGATGGTGATGATCATAATGATCCTATTTCTGATGCCATTCGTGGAATTTTGGATGGTCATATTGTTCTTGATCGTGCCATCGCTGCTCAAGGAAGATTTCCTGCTGTTGATATCCTTTCTTCTATTTCACGTTTGGCATCTCATAGTTGGACACCTGAACAATGTACACTAGTTAAAAATTTGAAAGAAATGATTTTTCGCTACGAAGAAACACGTGATTTACGCGCTATGGGTGCTTACCGTCCAGGAACAGATCATATTCTTGATCAAGCAGTTTTTTTAGTTCCATCTGTTTATGCCACGATGAAGCAAAGTCCCGATATGCCACTTATCACTGACCCGTATGAAGAATTGGCTAAATTATTGAAAAGCCAATAA
- the flgB gene encoding flagellar basal body rod protein FlgB, protein MDSVSLFEMANKQADWLSVRQKAIASNVANANTPGYKARDVDDFKAVLQNKTISMAVTNVHHMDMTENGMEAHIISTENITEVTHSGNDVNLEEEMRKGSDVSREISLNTAIVKAFHRMTIATVKGGA, encoded by the coding sequence ATGGATTCGGTTAGTCTTTTTGAGATGGCAAATAAACAAGCAGATTGGTTATCTGTTCGTCAAAAGGCGATTGCAAGTAATGTCGCAAATGCCAATACACCTGGGTATAAAGCCCGCGATGTAGATGATTTTAAAGCTGTTTTACAAAATAAAACGATTTCTATGGCTGTAACAAATGTTCATCATATGGATATGACTGAAAATGGTATGGAAGCGCACATTATAAGCACTGAAAATATTACGGAAGTTACTCATTCGGGTAATGATGTTAATTTAGAAGAAGAAATGCGTAAAGGTAGCGATGTTAGTCGCGAAATATCTCTAAACACTGCTATTGTAAAAGCTTTTCATCGAATGACAATAGCAACAGTTAAAGGAGGAGCTTAA
- the flgC gene encoding flagellar basal body rod protein FlgC yields MSDRLIAAEQIATTGLSAQSTRLRIIAENLANANSTGKSPGARPYQRKTVSFEATLNPYIDAQGVYVKRISTDKAPFIMRYEPGHLAADSNGYVKYPNVNSIIEMADMREANRSYEANLQVIRQARDLVSQTIDLLKG; encoded by the coding sequence ATGTCTGACCGTCTTATTGCAGCAGAACAGATTGCTACAACTGGTTTGAGTGCACAGTCAACGCGTTTGCGTATTATTGCTGAAAATTTAGCTAATGCCAATTCAACAGGAAAGTCACCGGGTGCTCGACCTTATCAGCGTAAAACAGTCAGTTTTGAAGCAACGCTTAATCCTTATATTGATGCACAAGGTGTGTATGTTAAACGCATTAGCACTGATAAAGCTCCTTTTATTATGCGTTATGAACCGGGCCATTTAGCTGCTGATAGCAACGGTTATGTGAAATATCCCAATGTGAATTCGATTATAGAAATGGCTGATATGCGTGAAGCAAATCGCTCATATGAAGCGAATTTGCAAGTAATTCGCCAAGCACGCGATTTGGTTTCACAAACGATTGATTTATTAAAAGGATAA
- a CDS encoding flagellar hook-basal body complex protein FliE, translating to MDSLNGQQILPDMLERGNKISFDQVLSEVVEVVGTKLQTAESLSIGRISGSDVGVREVVNSVMEAERSLSTAIALRDKLVQAYLEVSRMQI from the coding sequence ATGGATAGCCTTAATGGACAACAAATATTACCTGATATGCTTGAAAGAGGAAACAAAATCAGTTTTGATCAGGTTTTATCTGAAGTTGTAGAGGTTGTTGGCACGAAATTACAAACTGCAGAAAGTCTTTCCATAGGCAGAATCTCTGGAAGTGATGTTGGTGTACGTGAAGTTGTGAATTCCGTGATGGAGGCTGAAAGGTCTTTAAGTACGGCCATTGCTCTTCGTGATAAGCTTGTACAAGCTTATCTTGAAGTAAGTCGGATGCAAATCTAA
- the flgG gene encoding flagellar basal-body rod protein FlgG, translating to MKSLSIAATGMAAQQTNLDVIANNMANINTTGFKRGRAEFADLMYVADRAVGIPNMLNQAIIPEGAMIGMGVRTAAVRTVNTQGAFVQTGNALDLAINGNGWFEIQDPNGNVFYTRSGSFNLSETGQIITLDGNLVQPVITIPIGSKNVTVSPDGTVYYQTDADPNAVEAGRLRLVNFVNEVGLEPIGDNLFRETQASGAPVPGDPKDDGYGSIMQAMLESSNVDPVKEMTELIAAQRSYEMNSKVIQASDEMAAVVSKNLR from the coding sequence ATGAAGTCACTGTCAATTGCAGCAACAGGTATGGCTGCTCAGCAAACTAATCTTGACGTTATCGCTAATAATATGGCTAATATTAACACAACGGGTTTCAAGCGTGGGCGTGCAGAGTTTGCAGATTTAATGTATGTTGCAGATCGTGCAGTTGGTATTCCTAATATGCTTAATCAAGCTATTATACCTGAGGGTGCAATGATTGGGATGGGTGTGCGTACTGCCGCTGTTCGTACAGTTAATACGCAGGGGGCCTTTGTGCAAACTGGTAACGCCTTGGATCTCGCTATTAATGGAAATGGTTGGTTTGAAATACAAGATCCTAATGGCAATGTTTTTTATACGCGTTCAGGTTCTTTTAATTTGAGTGAAACAGGGCAGATAATAACGTTAGATGGTAATTTAGTGCAGCCTGTTATTACCATTCCTATAGGAAGCAAAAATGTCACGGTTAGTCCTGATGGGACAGTTTATTATCAAACGGATGCAGATCCTAACGCTGTGGAAGCGGGTCGACTTCGTTTAGTGAATTTTGTCAATGAGGTAGGTCTAGAACCAATAGGGGATAATCTTTTCCGTGAGACACAAGCTTCTGGTGCACCGGTTCCAGGAGATCCAAAGGATGATGGATATGGCAGCATTATGCAGGCAATGCTTGAATCTTCTAATGTTGATCCAGTCAAAGAAATGACAGAGCTTATTGCAGCA